DNA from Malus sylvestris chromosome 11, drMalSylv7.2, whole genome shotgun sequence:
TGTGGGATAGCCAACAGTTACTTTAATCAGGAGAAGGTAAACACTGGTATTCTAATAGCCCCATTAGGCCATCACAGGATTCACTTCTAAATTGGGTACTTGACTTATAAGCATAAAATCTTTTGCACAATTAGAGTCAATATTAAAGATGGAGATGATTTCACTTTAACTAAGGCCTGCTTTCTGACTCAAGGAAAGCAACTCAATGGCCCACTAATTGCAAGACCCAGAAGAAAACATCTTTTATGAATAAACCTTCAATCAAAACATGGTATTCCAAATTATCCCTAGTTAAACAAACCAATCATAATACCATGGGATAAGTAAGTTCAGTTTTTGCATATTATACTGATACACCAAATACACGTTTGAAGAAATTTCCAGTTATGCAGAATAAACTTGCAATCTAGGGATGAAATATCAGAATTTAGAACTGGCATGATTTCACAATATTATTAGACTGATATACCAAACACATGTTTCAGAAATTTACAGTTACGTACATTATAAACAAACTGGCAATAAGGAATGAAGTATCAGAATTTAGACTGCATGTCACCAAGGTACCTATAATATGGCTACTTAATGTCATCAATCTGTAGAAAGACATCTAACCTGTATCCAAATTTCATCTTTTGAAACATTCTGCAACTGCCTCCCAACGGCATCTAATATCATGCCATTTTCAGCAAAGGCGAGGTCAATGGACTTCACACATCCATCAACAAGATTCCGAATAAGTGCAAGAGCCTGCTCTTGGACAAAAGGTTCGGGGTCTGCAAGGTGCAAATACATTTAATTTTAAGCGAACatataaagaaaaattattaaaggaAAAATTCTGAACTGCCACCGACAAATCATCACATTACCACAGATGACACTTGCTAATGAAGAAGCTGTAAACTCCATGAAGATCTCTTGTTTACAGGCATTGTCAGCAAGGAACATCAAGTTCCTTAATGCCCATAAAGCATTTAACCTCACAGTTGAATCCATTGATCTTGATAACTGAACAAGCTGTTTCATGCCTCCACACTGTACAAATAATGACCTACGCATggtaaaatcaacaactatgtTGCCAATCGCGCTGAGAGCTGCAACCTGAAACGAAGAGAAGTCATAAGGTAATTTTAGATACGATTTGCATTGATGCAACTGCATAATGCATATCTGTATTTCAATCAAACGTAAATTCTTGGGAATAATATGGGACTAGACTCAGCTGACATAGAAAGGGGTTTATTAGTGATAAGCAAAGCATATACCTGGACAGACGTAGAAGGGTCATCCAATAGCCGAACCAAGGGAGGGACAATCATTTCATTCATAAAATTACCTGCACACAAATTCTGAATGACAATTTCTTAGAAACACCTATGCGTGTaataaaattctaaatattATTGACCTAGAACACATTGCAAACCTTGATTGACCGAGAGACACATCTTAAACAAATGCAAGCTGCCGTACGTACTTCAGAACTATCATGAGTTAGGGCATCAGATACCAATTTCAACGCCTATATTGAGGAAAAATATCAGAAGTTACAAACTGGCTGGGTTTTCAACAAACAATCAATTCTACAGCTTAGTAAGACATAAGacaaagaagagaaatgaggTCATGATGATTTGCTCACAGAAACCACTGTTACTGGGGAAAGGGGACTCTTTTTTTACAACTtctatttttggtttttaagtttttatttttatttttatgaaggaGATGTGGGCATATGAGAGAAAATATGGGAAAACAAACGATGATGGAAAAAATGAGTATTCTTAGCAAAACTGTAATAGCTAACCCAGGCACAAGTTAATGTATTATATGAAGCAACAGACCTGCAATGACAGAAATCTAGACCTGCAGCTCTCCAACTTTGAGCATAGATCAGCCAGTGCCAGCAATATTCCTTCCAAGCGTTTGGGATGCAACGGACTCTTTTGCAAGTGGTTGTAAAGTTTATCAATAGCATTTGCCTCAAATGCTAGTTTCTGTAGATCCAACTTTTCAGAAATTAAACCAGAAAAAGCTGAGGGAGCTTCATCTCCAACTTGACCAGGATCATCATGAAGTTCAAGCAAGAGATGCACCAACTTGGTTTTGATGCCTATATCTTGCAAatagcaagaagaggagttcctTATAACAATCAAGCACATAGAGGCCAATAATTTGGTACGGGTATACCTATCCTTTGTCAATTCAATTACAGAACTCAAAGCTCTTCCATTTTCAGATCCCACAAACTCTAAAACAGcttcaacattgtttttcataatTGTGGCTAGAGACTCTAAACTATTATCTCTCTGACTTAGAGAACCTTCAAGAAGGCTAATTAGCTTCCTAACAACACCATCATGACACAGTGCCTTCTGTTCAGCAGTATTCTCACAAGAATGTATGATTATACTTGCACCAAGTCCAGTAACATT
Protein-coding regions in this window:
- the LOC126589578 gene encoding uncharacterized protein C26H5.04-like, which translates into the protein MFTRRDNSLSGSLPKSSIFLSLSRGGYSSLFRGARWPLHVTPFGFSSETTTTTMPTAASPSVSASSTSGAHSDLLTRLTSPDSDVQLKSLRELKNRIIGNRTKKLSFIKLGLVPPVAAILAARAQAQPQAHHDNNLLVQSAAALGSFACGFDAGVLAILDAGVFPNLLLLLSHPDAKVVDAGARSLRMIYQSKLAPKCDFLQEKNMEFLLSLLNSENENVTGLGASIIIHSCENTAEQKALCHDGVVRKLISLLEGSLSQRDNSLESLATIMKNNVEAVLEFVGSENGRALSSVIELTKDRYTRTKLLASMCLIVIRNSSSCYLQDIGIKTKLVHLLLELHDDPGQVGDEAPSAFSGLISEKLDLQKLAFEANAIDKLYNHLQKSPLHPKRLEGILLALADLCSKLESCRSRFLSLQALKLVSDALTHDSSEVRTAACICLRCVSRSIKNLCAGNFMNEMIVPPLVRLLDDPSTSVQVAALSAIGNIVVDFTMRRSLFVQCGGMKQLVQLSRSMDSTVRLNALWALRNLMFLADNACKQEIFMEFTASSLASVICDPEPFVQEQALALIRNLVDGCVKSIDLAFAENGMILDAVGRQLQNVSKDEIWIQGMYVLSNVASGNEFHKEAVMHQLIPQADNGTQSFILKFLQSNENQLRTASVWAIVNLTFPLSPGALSRLVKLHDAGVVSQVKSMVNDPCLDVKLRVRTAVGQFTTFGDCST